From Pantoea vagans:
GACCGGTGTGCATCGACCCCATCAGAAAGCGGTTTTTCAATTGGGTAAAGCCAAGATCCAGCGGCGTAAACAGCGCAGGATAATCAGGATTGACGGACATTGTAGTCACTCACAGTTAAGTGGTCGGATGAGTTCACTCTAGTCACTTCTGCGTTAAAAAAAAGTGAAAGAATGTCAGGGTGTGAGTGAAATCATAAACATCGGCGGGGAAAGGCGAATGAGTGGGAGCAGGGAGGTTGTGCGTTACATAGCACCGCCATCTCCTGCATCGCTTTTGATGTTCAGTTCGGTTAACCGGCTCTGAAACCGCTAACGCCGCCGGATCCATGAATAGCGTGAGCGATAGCCGCTGCCATGGTGAGTATTAAAGCGGTAGCTTGATCCGCTCTCAGCCATGCAGTAGGTGCAGACATTCACGTTATCAATCTGCGCGGCCGGGACGCCCGCGTTCACCAGCAACTGCGTCGCCAGCGCAGGCAAATCGAACCAGACGCCCTGCTGGTGAGCAGAGGCCTGAGTACGCTGCGCCAGCGGGTTGACCGGCTGGTTCAGGTGCCAGCACAGCCCGCGGGCAAACGCCGGGTTCTGTGCTATCTCCGCCAGCTGCGGTTCGGCCAGTTCATAGCAGCAGGGCCCCATTGCCGGGCCGATGGCCACCACCAGATCCTGCGGCTCACAGCCCTGCTCGCCCAGTTTTTCCACGGCGCGGGTCAGCACGCCCGCCAGTGTTCCCTTAAGTCCGGCATGCACCGCCGCCACGATTCGCCTATTGCGATCGGCGAACAGCACCGGCAGGCAGTCAGCGGTATAAACCGCCACCGGGCGCGTCCCGCTGCCGATTACACCATCTGACTCGCAGCTTTTCGGCGGGATGTTCTCAATGTCGGTGACCACGGTCGCGCTGTGGCGCTGATGGCCCCAGGCGGCATCGGCGGGAGGCGGCTCACCGGCGGGCTGAAACGCATAATCGAGCCACTTCAGCGAATCGAGCAACGGCGAGCGCGGGATCACGGCCATAAGAATCTCCTGTTATAACTGCGTGCGTTGGGCTGCCCACAGCTTACGTTAACTGCTACATTTTTGAAGCTTCTCCTCAGACCTTTCTCACCTTAAGGATGAAATGATGAAAACCTCCGCAAAACTCGCTGCATCCGGACTGGTCGCGCTGCTGCTGACCGGCTGCGCCTCGTCGACACATCAGACCGCGCAACAGCAGCTCGGTCAGCAATCGGTGCTGGCGCTGAACTGGTTCCAGCAGTCTGGTGAATATCAGGCGCTGACCTGGCAGGCGTTTAACACCGCGCGCATGGCGTTTGATCAGGCACCGTCGCTGACCGGCAAACCTAAAGCGGTCATTGTCGATCTGGATGAAACCATGCTGGATAACAGCGCCTACAGTGCATGGCAGGCGAAGAATGGCCAGCCGTTCAGCAGCAAAACCTGGTCAGCCTGGACGCAGGCGCGTCAGGCGAAAGCGGTGCCGGGTGCAGTCGAGTTCGCACGTCATGTGACAGAGAATGGCGGTACGCTGTTCTATGTGTCGAACCGCGATCAGAAAGATTACGCCGCCACGGTCGCCAATATGCAGCAGCTCGGCTTCCCGAACGTCAGTGATAAAACGGTACGTCTGAATACCGACAGCTCTAACAAGCAGGCGCGTTTCGATGCCATCAAAAACGCGGGCTACAACGTGGTGCTCTATGTCGGCGATAACCTCAACGATTTCGGTGGCTCGACCTGGCATAAAGGGAATCAGACGCGTCGCGACTTTGTGAATCTTAACCACCAGCAGTTTGGTACGCAGTTCATCGTGCTGCCGAATCCGCTCTACGGCGACTGGGAGAGTGGAATGGCGGAAAACTACAATAAACTGACACCGGAACAGCAGCTGTCTGTGCGGGAATCACGGCTGCAAAGCTGGAACGGTAAATAATTCGTCAAGAAAAAGAGCCTGCCCGTTCAGGCTCTGTTCAGAAATGGCCCTGATTTACTTACTGCCGTCACTATTTTGCTGCAAATCAAATTAATCATCTCTTGCTTCATTCTTCTCTTATTACAGGCATATTTAACTGGCTGTCAGCAATTAAGCCGGTGGATTCTGCTAATGGTTAATTTTTTAATTAAGAGTATTCCTGGTAAAAAGCACACCGGTTGGTATGGCAGTGAATATCCCCTTATTTATTAATTGTATTTATTTGTCAGTGGTAACTTTAGTTTATTTTTACTGCTTTTTTAGCTAATTGATTTTAATGGCTTAATAAGGTGATTGGTTTATCTGGCCTCATTTATGCTGCTGAATTAAATTTACTTAACCCTGACCTTTACTGACCGTTGACTGACAAAAACCGCGTTGTTAAATCGCTGTGAAATATTGCGCGTGCATTGAAATTGGTTAGCGTCTATAACCTTTTTCTGTGACTCAGTTCTTATTAACCTGGCGGCTCACGCTTTATTTGTGAGCCGATACACTTTGTGGTTAGCCAGGATGCGACATCCCGGTAGTAGAGAGAAGATGATTGTGACGACACTTAAACCCTTATTAGCGAAAAATCGCAGTTGGGCATTACAGCGCCGCCAGCGTAATCCGGATTATTTTAATAAATTCCTTCATCAGCAAAAGCCGCACTCACTCTGGATTGGCTGTTCTGACAGTCGCGTTCCGGCAGAAGTCTTAACCGGCTCCCATCCTGGCGAACTCTTTGTGCATCGCAATATCGCCAACATGGTGATCGAGGACGATGACAATTTACTGAGCGTGCTGCAATACGCACTCTTCTTTCTCGGCGTTAAACGCATTGTATTAAGCGGTCACTATGGCTGTGGCGGTGTAGAAGCCGCGCAGAATCTGCCAGGCAGCGTGCTGGAAGGGCAGGAGAGCGCGCTGGCGAGACGCATCCAGACCCTGCGTGATGATATTCAGCATGGCCTGGCAGAAATTCCCCTCTCAGACGCGCCGCCGGGCGAACAGCTCGATCGGCTGGTTGAGGCCAATGTTAAGGCGCAATTCGCCAGGCTGGTGAAATCTGAACCGGTCCGGCAAATCTGGCAATCGGGCCAGGAACTGGAGGTGTTTGGTTGTGTTTACGACCTGCGCTCCGGCCATCTCAAAGAGCTGATTCATCAATCTGCAGAGGAGCCTTCATTATGAACCTCGATACCCTGCGTCGCGATATTCCTGCGGGTCTGGTGGTTTTCCTGGTCGCCTTACCGCTCTGCCTTGGCATCGCACAGGCCAGCGGATTACCCCCGTTTGCCGGTCTGCTGACCGGTGTGATTGGCGGTCTGGTGGTGACGTCGCTGAGCCCATCCCGGTTTGCCGTGAGTGGCCCGGCGGCGGGTCTGGTCACCATCGTCGTCGCCTCAATGGCCTCACTGGGCAGCTTCTCCGCCTTTCTCACCGCGCTGATTATTGCCGGGGCACTGCAATGCGTATTTGGTCTGCTGCGCGCCGGGCGGTTTATTTCGCTGGTGCCAGGTAGCGTC
This genomic window contains:
- a CDS encoding 5'-nucleotidase, lipoprotein e(P4) family gives rise to the protein MKTSAKLAASGLVALLLTGCASSTHQTAQQQLGQQSVLALNWFQQSGEYQALTWQAFNTARMAFDQAPSLTGKPKAVIVDLDETMLDNSAYSAWQAKNGQPFSSKTWSAWTQARQAKAVPGAVEFARHVTENGGTLFYVSNRDQKDYAATVANMQQLGFPNVSDKTVRLNTDSSNKQARFDAIKNAGYNVVLYVGDNLNDFGGSTWHKGNQTRRDFVNLNHQQFGTQFIVLPNPLYGDWESGMAENYNKLTPEQQLSVRESRLQSWNGK
- a CDS encoding carbonic anhydrase, producing the protein MIVTTLKPLLAKNRSWALQRRQRNPDYFNKFLHQQKPHSLWIGCSDSRVPAEVLTGSHPGELFVHRNIANMVIEDDDNLLSVLQYALFFLGVKRIVLSGHYGCGGVEAAQNLPGSVLEGQESALARRIQTLRDDIQHGLAEIPLSDAPPGEQLDRLVEANVKAQFARLVKSEPVRQIWQSGQELEVFGCVYDLRSGHLKELIHQSAEEPSL
- a CDS encoding polyphenol oxidase family protein, with the translated sequence MAVIPRSPLLDSLKWLDYAFQPAGEPPPADAAWGHQRHSATVVTDIENIPPKSCESDGVIGSGTRPVAVYTADCLPVLFADRNRRIVAAVHAGLKGTLAGVLTRAVEKLGEQGCEPQDLVVAIGPAMGPCCYELAEPQLAEIAQNPAFARGLCWHLNQPVNPLAQRTQASAHQQGVWFDLPALATQLLVNAGVPAAQIDNVNVCTYCMAESGSSYRFNTHHGSGYRSRYSWIRRR